A region of Candidatus Paceibacterota bacterium DNA encodes the following proteins:
- the ftsH gene encoding ATP-dependent zinc metalloprotease FtsH — MQIKMPKMKGVKDGKGDKKEPKPMTTLGLVSNIATALLIFLLITSLYSYISDNAKKAVDIPISEVASLVQEGKVKKISVEGEKLALTLTDDTLRASKKEAESALSETLSRYGVTSEKLSKIEVVISNDRGASFWLLNILPFLIPIIFVIFFFWFLSRQVKGAGMQAFTFGQSKARVIDPLDLNQKVTFKDVAGVKEAKEELREIVDFLKNPKKFLDIGARIPKGVLLMGAPGTGKTLLARAVAGEAAVPFFYLSGSEFVEMFVGVGASRVRDLFAMAKKAAPAIIFVDEIDAVGRVRGTGVGGGNDEREQTLNQILVEMDGFEPTEKVIVMSATNRPDVLDPALLRPGRFDRRVILDLPDRDEREEILRIHSLKKPLTEDVNLRVIAERTPGFSGADLFSLMNEGAILAAREVRKKVSQYDLIRSIEKVMMGPERKSHLLSVKEKEITAYHEAGHALLASVLPYADPVHKVSIVARGRAGGYTLKLPIEERKLQSKKEFLDDIIVSLGGYVAEETVFGDLTTGPSNDLQVATALARDMVTKYGMSDKMGPVALEGSGGRVLFGTGVSDHGYSEVVSAKIDEEVSKIMNDSMKKAQTEIKANRKILDAIAKELISVETIEREEFEKILVANGIMPKKGEGIDIVS, encoded by the coding sequence ATGCAAATAAAAATGCCAAAAATGAAAGGAGTAAAAGACGGAAAGGGTGATAAAAAAGAACCAAAGCCGATGACCACACTTGGTTTGGTGAGTAATATTGCTACCGCGCTTTTAATTTTTCTATTAATAACTTCACTTTATTCATATATATCTGACAACGCCAAAAAAGCAGTAGACATTCCTATTTCGGAAGTGGCTAGCTTGGTACAAGAAGGGAAGGTGAAAAAGATTTCTGTTGAAGGAGAGAAGTTGGCACTCACTCTTACAGACGACACCTTGCGTGCTTCAAAGAAGGAAGCTGAGTCAGCACTGTCAGAAACTCTTTCTCGCTATGGGGTCACCTCTGAAAAACTTTCAAAAATAGAGGTTGTTATTTCAAATGACCGTGGAGCATCATTTTGGCTTTTGAATATTTTGCCATTTCTCATTCCAATTATTTTTGTAATCTTTTTCTTTTGGTTTTTGTCTCGACAAGTAAAAGGAGCAGGTATGCAGGCCTTCACTTTCGGGCAATCAAAAGCTCGTGTCATTGATCCTCTCGACTTAAACCAGAAAGTGACATTCAAAGATGTTGCCGGAGTGAAAGAAGCAAAAGAAGAACTTCGAGAGATTGTCGATTTTTTGAAAAATCCTAAAAAGTTTTTGGATATTGGCGCGCGTATTCCAAAAGGCGTTCTTTTGATGGGTGCGCCAGGTACAGGAAAGACTTTGCTTGCTCGCGCGGTTGCAGGGGAGGCAGCGGTCCCATTCTTCTATCTTTCAGGTTCAGAGTTCGTGGAAATGTTTGTCGGCGTTGGTGCTTCTCGCGTGCGTGACCTTTTCGCAATGGCCAAAAAAGCCGCGCCAGCCATTATTTTCGTCGATGAGATTGACGCTGTCGGACGGGTACGTGGTACAGGCGTTGGTGGTGGCAACGACGAACGTGAACAGACATTAAATCAAATCTTGGTTGAGATGGATGGTTTTGAGCCGACTGAAAAAGTGATTGTCATGTCCGCGACAAACAGACCAGATGTTTTGGACCCAGCTTTGCTTCGCCCAGGTCGTTTTGATCGACGTGTGATTTTGGATTTGCCTGATCGCGATGAACGTGAAGAAATTTTGAGAATTCATAGTTTGAAAAAGCCGTTGACCGAAGATGTTAATCTCCGTGTTATCGCTGAGCGTACCCCTGGATTTTCTGGTGCTGACTTATTCTCACTTATGAACGAAGGTGCAATTTTGGCTGCCCGCGAGGTTCGTAAAAAAGTTTCGCAATATGACCTCATTCGTTCTATTGAAAAGGTGATGATGGGGCCAGAAAGAAAGAGTCATCTTCTTTCAGTTAAAGAAAAAGAAATCACCGCTTATCACGAAGCTGGACATGCTTTGCTTGCATCGGTTTTGCCATACGCTGACCCTGTGCACAAAGTTTCAATCGTTGCCCGCGGGCGTGCTGGGGGATACACTCTTAAACTTCCGATTGAAGAAAGAAAGCTCCAGTCAAAGAAAGAATTTTTGGATGACATCATTGTTTCACTTGGTGGATATGTCGCAGAAGAAACAGTTTTTGGTGACCTCACAACAGGACCATCAAACGACTTGCAGGTTGCAACCGCTCTTGCACGCGACATGGTCACGAAGTATGGAATGTCTGACAAAATGGGACCCGTGGCTCTTGAGGGTTCTGGTGGACGTGTGCTTTTTGGCACAGGTGTTTCAGACCACGGATATTCAGAAGTTGTTTCTGCAAAAATTGACGAGGAAGTTTCAAAGATAATGAACGACTCGATGAAGAAGGCGCAGACAGAAATAAAAGCAAATAGAAAAATACTTGATGCCATCGCCAAAGAACTTATCTCTGTTGAAACTATTGAACGTGAGGAGTTTGAAAAGATTCTTGTGGCTAACGGCATAATGCCAAAGAAAGGGGAAGGGATAGATATAGTTTCATAG